In one Vigna radiata var. radiata cultivar VC1973A unplaced genomic scaffold, Vradiata_ver6 scaffold_158, whole genome shotgun sequence genomic region, the following are encoded:
- the LOC106752460 gene encoding trafficking protein particle complex subunit 4: MAAIYSLYIINKSGGLIYYKDYGSAGRMDTNDSLRVASLWHSMHAISQQLSPVLGCFGIELLQADTFDLHCFQSLTGTKFFVVCEPGAQHMENLLKFVYELYTDYVLKNPFYEMEMPIRCELFDTNLTQAVQKDRVAFLGR, translated from the exons ATGGCTGCAATTTACAGTCTTTACATCATCAATAAGTCTGGTGGATTGATCTATTATAAG GATTATGGGTCTGCTGGACGAATGGATACCAATGACAGCTTGCGGGTGGCAAGTTTATGGCACTCAATGCATGCTATCTCTCAGCAGTTATCACCTGTATTAGGCTGTTTTGGAATTGAACTTCTCCAAGCAGATACGTTTGATCTTCATTGCTTTCAGTCGCTGACAG GGACAAAGTTTTTTGTGGTGTGTGAGCCTGGAGCTCAACACATGGAAAATTTACTGAAATTTGTCTATGAATTGTACACGGACTACGTTTTGAAAAATCCGTTCTATGAGATGGAGATGCCTATACGTTGTGAGCTCTTTGATACGAACCTAACGCAGGCAGTTCAAAAGGATCGTGTTGCATTTTTGGGCCGATAA
- the LOC111240970 gene encoding uncharacterized protein LOC111240970 yields MSRRNCHSSHGGGSMGLGIIPICNCGERTVVKMARTSKNAGRYFWSCRNYKSGAGNVTWCNYFKWCNEEEVDENDVIIDRKRSKICDMEKTMKALKRRMKLLVSVICVLIVVIIVMLCVLLG; encoded by the exons ATGAGCCGTCGAAATTGTCATTCCTCACATGGTGGGGGTTCAATGGGATTAGGGATAATTCCCATTTGCAATTGTGGTGAGAGGACAGTAGTAAAAATGGCTAGAACTTCAAAGAATGCTGGAAGATATTTTTGGAGTTGTCGTAACTACAAG AGTGGAGCTGGAAATGTGACTTGGTGTAACTATTTCAAGTGGTgtaatgaagaagaagttgatgaaAATGATGTTATCATTGATAGGAAAAGGAGTAAGATCTGTGATATGGAGAAGACAATGAAAGCTTTGAAGAGAAGGATGAAGTTATTAGTATCAGTGATATGTGTTCTTATTGTAGTGATCATAGTTATGTTGTGTGTGTTATTAGGTTGA
- the LOC106752445 gene encoding uncharacterized protein LOC106752445 — translation MAACNVEGSFQKQFTRIYDYAHELLKSNPGSTVILKADSENGETIFQRFYVCLKACKNSFASCRPFIGLDGCFLKGKYKGEILTAVGRDPNKQMLPIAYAIVEKGLKETMAELLPGAEQRFCMRHLYANFRKKFRGQTLKNLMWKATTSYYPEAWEREMLKMKDVNVEAYKHLITLPPSVIVDARGKPIITMLEEIRVYIMKKWATNKIKMANMDFQICTKIKKRLAKESRLCKNWIPSWCGEKLFEVRHFAMVTNKYAVNLDTQDCTCRKWVVSGIPCCHAIATMTFLNLNPEDFVPIWFRRSTYDETYASIIFPVNGHLLWERTSYPDVLPPFRRKLPGRPKKKRRLES, via the exons ATGGCTGCATGCAATGTTGAAGGTTCATTTCAGAAACAGTTCACGAGAATATATGATTATGCTCATGAATTATTGAAATCTAATCCTGGATCAACAGTGATATTAAAGGCAGACAGTGAAAATGGTGAGACCATATTTCAGAGGTTCTATGTTTGTTTAAAAGCTTGCAAGAATAGCTTTGCCTCTTGTAGGCCATTTATTGGTTTGGATGGATGTTTTCTTAAAGGAAAGTACAAGGGGGAGATATTAACCGCTGTTGGTAGGGATCCCAATAAACAGATGTTACCTATAGCTTATGCAATTGTGGAG AAG GGTTTAAAAGAAACAATGGCTGAACTTTTACCTGGGGCTGAGCAAAGATTTTGCATGAGACACCTATATGCAAATTTCAGGAAAAAGTTTAGAGGGCAAACATTGAAGAATCTGATGTGGAAGGCTACTACTAGTTACTACCCCGAAGCTTGGGAAAGagaaatgttaaaaatgaaagatgtgaATGTAGAGGCTTACAAACACCTCATTACTCTTCCCCCAAG TGTTATTGTTGATGCTCGAGGAAAGCCCATTATAACCATGCTAGAGGAAATTAGAGTTTACATCATGAAAAAATGGGCAACGAACAAAATCAAGATGGCAAATATGGACTTTCAGATTTGCACCAAGATTAAAAAGAGGCTTGCAAAAGAATCAAGATTATGTAAGAATTGGATCCCTAG TTGGTGTGGAGAGAAATTGTTTGAAGTAAGGCATTTTGCAATGGTTACAAACAAGTATGCTGTGAACCTCGACACTCAAGACTGTACCTGCAGGAAATGGGTCGTTAGTGGCATCCCTTGCTGCCATGCAATTGCAACAATGACATTCTTAAATCTAAATCCAGAAGACTTTGTCCCCATTTGGTTCAGAAGGTCAACGTATGATGAAACCTATGCGTCTATCATATTTCCAGTGAATGGGCACCTTCTTTGGGAAAGAACATCCTACCCAGACGTCCTCCCACCATTCAGAAGAAAGTTACCTGGCAGACccaagaaaaagagaaggttggaGAGTTAG
- the LOC106752446 gene encoding agamous-like MADS-box protein AGL80 — MNEISTLCGIEACAIIYSPNDPQPEVWPSEPEVQRVLSKFMEMSEQKQCRKMLNQESLLKQIIIKGQQQLTRQRNDNRKKEMTHLMFQYLNVGRVFDNPSLIDLNDLSWLIDQNLNEIKKKMTMIQIQEGEPVTENGGERGHMHHVQGLENRIDTIQNQY; from the coding sequence atgaatgaaattagCACCCTTTGTGGGATTGAGGCATGTGCCATAATCTATTCTCCAAATGATCCTCAGCCAGAGGTTTGGCCATCTGAGCCAGAAGTACAAAGGGTGCTTTCCAAGTTCATGGAAATGTCTGAGCAGAAACAATGCAGAAAGATGTTGAATCAGGAGAGCTTGTTGAAGCAAATAATCATCAAAGGCCAACAGCAGTTGACAAGACAAAGGAATGATAACAGGAAGAAAGAAATGACTCATCTTATGTTTCAGTACTTGAATGTTGGGAGGGTTTTTGACAATCCTAGTTTGATAGATTTGAATGATCTCTCATGGCTGATTGATCAGAAcctgaatgaaataaaaaagaagatgaCTATGATCCAAATCCAAGAAGGGGAACCAGTGACTGAAAATGGAGGAGAACGTGGACACATGCATCATGTTCAAGGGCTAGAGAACAGGATAGACACCATTCAGAACCAATATTGA
- the LOC106752493 gene encoding nardilysin-like, giving the protein MSKESRLLLYPQQTTRKLGLLPPHPFLPPAPIKTTLSLSHFTLANNAHNTFFAASLTLHSHFLYNHKRKKQPFIMGMNGASHHDNVVLKSPNDRRLYRLLHLPNGLRALLVHDPEIYPEGPPKHAPEEDEVEEGEEDEDDEEEEEEEDDDDDEEEEEEDDDEGDGEKDGVKGGCGAAAQSKKAAAAMCVGMGSFSDPNEAQGLAHFLEHMLFMGSEEFPDENEYDSYLSKHGGSSNAYTETEYTCYHFEVKREFLKGALKRFSQFFISPLVKMEAMEREVLAVDSEFNQVLQSDACRLQQLQCHTSTHNHPLNRFFWGNKKSLVDAMEKGINLREQILKLYGDYYHGGLMKLVVIGGESLDVLESWVVELFGAVKKGQANPVFSVEGPIWKSGKVYRLEAVKDVHILDLSWTLPCLHQEYLKKPEDYLAHLLGHEGRGSLLSFLKSRGWATSLSAGVGDDGIYRSSIAYVFVMSIHLTDSGIEKIFDIIGFVYQYLKLLRQDSPQEWIFKELQSIGNMDFRFVEEQPQDDYAAELAENMHFYPPEHVIYGEYVYKTWDEQLLKQVLGFFIPENMRVDVVSKSFLKSEDFQNEPWFGSRYVEEDISQKMMELWRNPPEIDASLHLPSKNEFIPSDFSIRASDTCADDFSNSTSPRCIVDEALIKFWYKPDCTFKVPRANTYFRISMKGGYAGVKSCVLSELFIHLLKDELNEITYQASVAKLETYVNYVGDMLELKVYGFNEKLPVLLSKFFSVAKSFVPTDDRFKVIKEDMKRTLKNSNMKPLSHSTYLRLQVLCESFYDVDEKLHYLNDLCLDDLKAFVPGLLSQLYVEGLCHGNLSKEEAIGISNILKTNFPVNPLPTELRHAERVICLPSGANLVRDVSVKNKSERNSVAELYFQFEQDFGLGSIKLKALIDLFEEIVEEPFFNQLRTKEQLGYNVECSPRVTYRVFGFCFCIQSSEYNPVYLQGRIDNFLNGLEELLDGLEGDSFENYKSGLMAKLLEKDPSLTYESNRLWNQIVDKRYIFDFSMKEAEELKNITKHDVVEWYKTYFKPSSPKCRRLLIRVWGCNTDLKVAEAPPESVQVITDAAAFKKQSKFYPSFC; this is encoded by the exons ATGAGCAAAGAATCAAGGTTGCTTCTTTATCCTCAGCAAACTACAAGAAAACTGGGCTTACTTCCTCCACACCCCTTCCTTCCACCAGCTCCAATCAAGACTACGCTTTCCCTTTCGCATTTCACACTTGCAAATAACGCTCACAATACATTCTTTGCTGCCTCACTCACACTTCATTCCCACTTTCTCTACAATCACAAGAGGAAGAAGCAACCTTTCATAATGGGAATGAACGGTGCTTCACACCACGACAACGTCGTTCTCAAGTCCCCAAATGACCGTCGTTTGTACCGCCTCCTCCATCTCCCCAACGGCCTCCGCGCTCTGCTCGTTCATGATCCCGAGATTTACCCAGAGGGGCCTCCCAAGCATGCTCCAGAGGAGGATGAGGTTGAGGAAGGAGAGgaagatgaggatgatgaagaagaggaggaggaggaagatgatgatgatgatgaggaggaggaggaggaagatgatgatgagggTGATGGGGAAAAGGATGGGGTCAAGGGTGGTTGTGGGGCGGCTGCCCAGAGCAAAAAG GCTGCAGCAGCTATGTGTGTAGGAATGGGCAGCTTCTCCGACCCGAATGAAGCTCAGGGACTAGCACACTTTTTAG AACACATGCTCTTCATGGGGAGTGAAGAATTTCCAGATGAAAATGAG TATGATAGCTATTTGTCCAAGCATGGTGGCTCATCAAATGCATACACAGAAACGGAATACACCTGCTACCATTTTGAAGTGAAACGAGAATTTCTGAAGGGTGCCTTGAAAAG ATTTTCTCAGTTCTTTATTTCACCTCTTGTAAAGATGGAGGCAATGGAGCGAGAAGTACTTGCAGTAGATTcag AATTCAACCAGGTTTTACAAAGTGATGCATGCCGTCTTCAACAACTTCAGTGCCACACTTCTACTCATAATCATCCTTTAAATAGATTCTTTTGGG GGAATAAAAAGAGCTTGGTTGATGCAATGGAGAAGGGTATTAATTTGCGGGAgcaaatattgaaattatatgGGGATTATTACCATGGTGGATTGATGAAGCTTGTAGTTATTGGTGGAG AGTCTCTCGATGTGCTTGAGAGTTGGGTTGTGGAACTGTTTGGGGCTGTCAAAAAAGGTCAAGCAAACCCCGTGTTCTCAGTGGAAGGTCCCATCTGGAAATCTGGTAAAGTTTACCGCCTAGAAGCTGTCAAAGATGTCCATATCCTTGACTTATCATGGACGCTGCCCTGTCTACATCAAGAGTATTTAAAGAAGCCAGAGGATTATTTAGCTCATCTCCTCGGGCATG AAGGCAGAGGAAGTTTGCTCTCCTTTCTCAAGAGCAGAGGGTGGGCTACTTCTCTATCTGCAGGTGTTGGGGATGATGGCATTTATCGGTCATCTATAGCTTATGTCTTTGTCATGTCCATACACCTCACTGACTCTGGTATAGAAAAG ATCTTTGACATCATTGGCTTTGTCTATCAATACCTTAAGTTATTGCGTCAAGATTCACCCCAAGAATGGATATTTAAGGAACTTCAAAGTATTGGCAACATGGATTTCAGATTTGTTGAAGAGCAACCTCAGGATGATTATGCTGCTGAGCTTGCag AAAATATGCATTTTTATCCACCTGAGCATGTCATTTATGGTGAATATGTGTACAAGACTTGGGATGAACAATTGTTAAAACAAGTTCTTGGTTTCTTCATTCCTGAAAACATGAGGGTGGATGTTGTTTCAAAGTCTTTCCTCAAGTCAGAAG atttccAAAATGAACCTTGGTTTGGTTCACGTTACGTGGAAGAAGATATTTCTCAAAAGATGATGGAGTTGTGGAGAAATCCTCCAGAAATTGATGCCTCGCTTCATCTTCCTTCCAAGAACGAGTTTATTCCAAGTGACTTTTCTATTCGTGCTAGTGACACATGTGCTGAcgatttttcaaattcaacttcTCCTAGATGTATAGTTGATGAAGCATTGATAAAATTCTGGTACAAGCCTGATTGCACTTTCAAAGTTCCTCGTGCCAATACGTATTTTCGAATCAGCATGAAGGGTGGATATGCCGGCGTGAAGAGTTGTGTATTATCTGAATTGTTCATTCACCTTCTGAAAGATGAGTTGAATGAAATCACATACCAG GCTAGTGTTGCCAAGCTAGAAACTTATGTCAATTATGTTGGCGACATGCTTGAGCTGAAGGTCTATGGTTTCAACGAGAAGCTTCCTGTTCTGTTATCTAAATTCTTTTCAGTAGCTAAATCTTTCGTGCCAACTGATGATCGGTTTAAG GTCATAAAAGAAGATATGAAGAGAACTTTAAAGAACTCCAACATGAAGCCACTAAGCCATTCAACATATTTGAGATTGCAAGTTTTGTGTGAGAGCTTCTATGACGTTGATGAGAAGCTGCATTATCTAAATGATTTGTGTCTTGATGATCTGAAGGCATTTGTCCCTGGACTTCTCTCCCAG TTATATGTGGAGGGCCTATGTCATGGAAATCTTTCGAAAGAAGAAGCAATTGGCATATCAAATATACTTAAGACGAATTTTCCTGTAAATCCACTCCCGACTGAGTTGAGGCATGCTGAGCGGGTTATTTGCCTGCCATCTGGTGCCAATTTAGTTAGAGATGTCAGTGTGAAGAATAAGTCAGAAAGGAACTCTGTGGCTGAG ctttattttcaatttgagCAAGATTTTGGTTTGGGGTCAATCAAATtgaaagctttgattgatctttTTGAGGAAATCGTGGAGGAGCCATTTTTTAATCAGCTGAG GACAAAAGAGCAGCTTGGTTATAATGTTGAGTGCAGCCCTAGAGTAACATACCGTGTCTTTGGGTTTTGTTTCTGCATTCAGTCATCTGAGTACAACCCAGTTTACTTGCAAGGTAGAATTGACAACTTCTTAAATGGCCTGGAAGAATTGTTG GATGGACTGGAGGGTGATTCCTTTGAGAATTACAAGAGCGGGTTAATGGCAAAGCTGCTAGAGAAAGATCCTTCACTCACATATGAAAGCAATAGATTATGGAACCAAATTGTTGATAAAAG GTATATCTTCGATTTCTCAATGAAGGAAGCGGAAGAATTGAAGAACATAACCAAGCATGATGTTGTTGAATGGTACAAGACTTACTTTAAACCGTCATCTCCGAAGTGTCGGCGTCTACTCATTCGGGTATGGGGTTGCAACACAGACTTGAAAGTGGCTGAAGCACCACCAGAATCTGTGCAGGTCATTACAGATGCAGCAGCTTTTAAGAAGCAATCCAAGTTTTATCCAAGTTTTTGTTAA